A genomic window from Lycium barbarum isolate Lr01 chromosome 4, ASM1917538v2, whole genome shotgun sequence includes:
- the LOC132638065 gene encoding uncharacterized protein LOC132638065, whose amino-acid sequence MATDEKYPQSYPLAPSSIMPRSDAESATNNFQYSNNLRRKNRIRSIVLFTIFLTGIILVFSFIFVRFKSPKLRLENIRISNDGDGRIIFSAQLFMRNRNFWRYDFDSTIGAINSAGGETIGQFVIPEGEARRRSTKKLYVMANIILPSRLNTTGILPVTSQAKIRGKVKVFRVFKRKKSADLSCTMSLNLPISAIQDLDC is encoded by the coding sequence ATGGCAACGGATGAAAAATACCCACAATCATATCCACTAGCACCATCAAGTATTATGCCAAGAAGTGATGCAGAATCAGCTACCAATAATTTCCAATATTCAAATAATCTCAGAAGGAAAAACAGAATCAGAAGTATTGTTCTCTTCACAATTTTCCTCACTGGGATTATTCTTGTATTTTCTTTCATATTTGTTCGATTTAAATCGCCTAAATTAAGGCTCGAAAACATCAGAATATCGAACGATGGTGATGGCAGAATTATTTTTTCCGCGCAACTTTTTATGAGAAATAGGAATTTTTGGCGTTACGATTTTGATAGTACTATAGGTGCTATTAATTCTGCAGGGGGTGAGACTATTGGGCAATTTGTTATTCCAGAAGGAGAAGCACGACGTCGTTCGACGAAAAAACTTTATGTTATGGCTAATATTATATTGCCTTCAAGACTTAATACTACTGGGATTTTACCAGTGACTAGCCAGGCTAAAATAAGAGGGAAAGTGAAAGTGTTTAGGGTGTTTAAAAGGAAGAAATCTGCAGATTTGAGTTGTACTATGTCTCTAAATTTGCCTATAAGTGCAATTCAGGATCTTGATTGCTAG